One region of Halohasta litchfieldiae genomic DNA includes:
- the ilvA gene encoding threonine ammonia-lyase: MLSLSAIQEATDRVSAVARKTPLEYSHTFSEQTGADVHLKLENFQRTGSFKIRGAINRIATLTESEQDAGVVTASAGNHAQGVALAATRAGVDATIVMPEHAPISKVKATQRYGGRVVLHGTDYNDAQARAHEIEERENRTYVHAFDDEAVMAGQGTIGLEILDQLPEVETVIVPIGGGGLIAGISTAIKTQRPDVRIVGVQAEGAASIAQSLQKGEIHTRDSVDTVADGIATRSVGQRPFEVIQKQVDEVVTVSDEEIALALTLLLERSKTLVEGAGAVALSALLEERFEYREDEVIVPALCGGNIDMNVLTTVILRGLVQMGRYLKITTVLKDQPGALQGLIDIIANQQANIYAIHHERTSRELGMSDTEVEIELETHGPQHAAELLAELRSNGYEVEVLK; encoded by the coding sequence ATGCTCTCGCTGTCAGCGATCCAGGAGGCTACAGATCGGGTGTCGGCTGTCGCTCGCAAGACGCCCTTGGAGTACTCCCATACGTTTTCCGAACAGACCGGCGCCGACGTCCACCTCAAACTGGAGAACTTTCAGCGAACCGGCTCGTTCAAAATCCGAGGGGCGATCAACCGAATCGCCACGCTGACCGAATCCGAACAGGACGCCGGGGTCGTCACCGCCAGTGCTGGGAATCACGCCCAGGGTGTCGCGCTCGCGGCCACGCGGGCGGGCGTCGACGCGACAATTGTAATGCCGGAACACGCACCGATCTCGAAAGTAAAAGCCACCCAGCGGTACGGTGGCCGCGTGGTGCTCCACGGTACTGACTACAATGATGCGCAGGCCCGAGCCCACGAGATTGAGGAACGCGAGAATCGGACGTACGTCCACGCCTTCGACGACGAGGCGGTGATGGCCGGACAGGGAACTATCGGGCTCGAAATCCTCGATCAACTCCCGGAGGTCGAAACCGTCATCGTCCCCATCGGCGGCGGTGGACTCATCGCCGGAATCTCGACGGCGATCAAAACCCAGCGTCCCGATGTTCGAATAGTGGGTGTGCAGGCCGAGGGAGCCGCAAGCATCGCCCAATCGCTCCAGAAAGGTGAGATCCACACCAGAGACAGCGTCGACACAGTCGCGGATGGGATCGCCACTCGGTCTGTCGGCCAGCGGCCGTTCGAGGTGATTCAAAAGCAGGTCGACGAGGTGGTAACCGTCTCCGACGAGGAGATCGCACTGGCGCTGACACTCCTCTTAGAGCGGAGCAAAACCCTTGTCGAAGGGGCGGGCGCAGTTGCGCTGTCGGCACTGCTCGAAGAGCGTTTTGAGTACCGTGAGGATGAGGTAATCGTCCCCGCGCTCTGTGGCGGCAACATCGATATGAACGTGCTGACGACGGTGATCCTCCGTGGACTGGTCCAGATGGGCCGGTATCTGAAGATCACGACCGTGCTCAAAGATCAGCCCGGCGCACTGCAGGGGCTGATCGACATTATTGCCAACCAGCAAGCCAACATCTACGCGATTCACCACGAACGAACATCTCGGGAACTCGGGATGAGCGATACGGAAGTCGAGATCGAGTTGGAGACCCACGGCCCACAGCACGCCGCGGAGCTACTGGCGGAGCTCCGGTCGAACGGGTACGAGGTTGAGGTGCTTAAATAG